One Vigna unguiculata cultivar IT97K-499-35 chromosome 7, ASM411807v1, whole genome shotgun sequence genomic region harbors:
- the LOC114190742 gene encoding monooxygenase 3-like: METELVQDIVIVGAGIAGVTTSLGLHRLGIRSLVLESSDSLRVTGFSLSIWQNAWKALDAVGVGDKLRRHHQPLNEIVTTSLVTGQQIVAIPFRPTGDQKGIEIRCVQRTTVLEVLVNELPKDTIRYSSKVVGIEESGFYKILHLADGTTIKTKVLIGCDGVNSMVAKWLGFKEASFTRRFAIRGFAQFKTHHGLKLRFMQFFGNGIRVGVVPCNEKQVHWFFTCIPTNQELKELKEDRAKLKPYVLKNIENMPSDVKACIEITDANGFLSYPLRYRQPWDLMMGNISKGNVCIGGDALHPMTPDLGQGACCALEDGVVLARCLAEAFSEEKEEEEVLYKKIEESLKKYAKERRWRSVDVTTTAYMLGSIQQAESRLVTFFRENILATFMASQYLKKSGYDCGKLNSP; encoded by the exons ATGGAAACAGAATTAGTTCAAGACATTGTCATTGTGGGAGCTGGAATTGCTGGTGTCACTACATCTTTAGGGCTTCACAG GTTGGGTATTCGAAGTTTGGTGTTGGAATCTTCAGATAGTTTGAGAGTCACCGGCTTTTCTTTGTCGATATGGCAAAATGCTTGGAAGGCTTTGGATGCGGTCGGTGTTGGAGACAAACTCCGCCGCCACCATCAACCACTCAATGA GATTGTCACCACTTCATTGGTTACTGGGCAACAAATAGTAGCCATACCTTTCAGACCAACAGGAGATCAGAA AGGTATTGAAATCCGTTGTGTTCAAAGGACAACAGTGTTGGAAGTCCTTGTGAATGAACTTCCGAAAGACACCATCAGATATTCATCAAAAGTTGTTGGTATCGAGGAATCTGGCTTCTATAAGATACTCCATCTCGCTGATGGGACAACCATAAAAACTAAG GTGTTGATCGGGTGTGATGGAGTGAACTCCATGGTGGCAAAGTGGCTAGGCTTCAAGGAGGCCTCTTTTACTAGGAGATTTGCAATCAGGGGTTTTGCACAGTTCAAGACCCACCATGGGTTGAAGCTTAGGTTCATGCAGTTTTTTGGCAATGGTATTCGAGTTGGTGTTGTTCCTTGTAACGAGAAGCAGGTCCACTGGTTTTTCACTTGTATACCCACCAACCAAG AGCTAAAAGAGCTGAAAGAGGACCGTGCCAAACTGAAACCATATGTGTTAAAAAACATCGAGAACATGCCAAGTGATGTGAAAGCCTGCATAGAAATAACGGACGCAAATGGTTTTCTATCATATCCATTGCGATACAGACAACCCTGGGATCTGATGATGGGGAATATCAGTAAGGGTAATGTTTGTATAGGTGGCGATGCTCTTCACCCCATGACTCCAGACCTTGGCCAGGGAGCGTGTTGCGCTTTGGAGGATGGTGTTGTTTTGGCCAGATGCTTGGCGGAGGCATTTTCcgaagagaaagaggaagaagaggtgCTTTATAAGAAGATTGAGGAAAGCCTGAAGAAATATGCGAAAGAAAGAAGATGGAGAAGCGTTGATGTCACCACTACAGCTTACATGTTGGGATCCATTCAGCAGGCTGAGTCCAGATTGGTCACTTTTTTTAGGGAAAACATCTTGGCTACATTCATGGCTAGTCAATATCTTAAGAAGTCAGGTTATGATTG
- the LOC114191897 gene encoding mechanosensitive ion channel protein 6-like, with translation MQSIRKSFKSYGSFKQSKRFSGAGNPDSDHEQLPILLEQERNRHNAMPAGDYVVKIDDAANPSQANKIWRDSSYDFWRGEASSSAAAAATDQSFDFRQTEDPPSQLIGRFLHKQRASGEMQLDMDLEMEELQQDGVEGRLTPVEESPVNFRNSRELKVSFDEPLPNTNLLEQQNDTFRRRHSKEASTMADFQRPPHPPQHDHRRSPSPSPVEDGEVLRCTSNASFERNLSMQRKSALLKAKTRSRLLDPPEEPERKSGRVVKSGQLQSGILGKKGDEEDDDPFLEEDFPDEFKKTHFSLWILLEWVSLFLITGFLIATLCIPFLREKHLWQLKLWKWEVMVLVLICGRLVSDWVIRIAVYCIERNFLLRKRVLYFVYGVKKAVQNCVWLGLVLIAWHLLFDQRVQRETNSNFLEYVNKVLVCFLVGTLVWLLKTLMVKVLASSFHVSTYFDRIQESLFNQYVIETLSGPPLVEIKKAEEEEERLADEVQKLQNAGVTIPPDLKATAFSNMKSGRYRSGVLAKSPRAKSGKFSRPLSKGADDNVITIDNLNKLNPNNISAWNMKRLMNMVRHGALSTLDEQILDSANDDENATQIRSENEAKVAAKKIFHNVARRGCRFIYPDDLMRFMQEDEAAKTMNLFEGASDSGKISKAALKNWVVNAFRERRALALTLNDTKTAVNKLHRMLNFIVGIVVLIIWLLILELATTKFLVFLSSQIVLVTFIFGNTCKTIFEAIIFLFVMHPFDVGDRCEIDGIQMIVEEMNILTTIFLKYDNHKVIIPNSVLATKAIFNYYRSPDMQDIIEFYIHVCTPVEKISLIKHRISSFCDNKKEHWYPSPTVVVRDHLDIHMVKMAIWPNHRMNFQDQTERHNRRSLLLEELIKIFRELDLNYRLLPLDVNVRAVPTSSERLPPSWQSTPS, from the exons ATGCAATCTATCAGGAAGTCCTTCAAATCTTATGGTTCCTTCAAACAGTCAAAAAGGTTTTCCGGCGCCGGAAACCCCGATTCCGACCACGAGCAGCTACCCATTCTCCTCGAGCAAGAAAGGAACCGCCACAACGCAATGCCGGCCGGCGACTACGTCGTCAAAATCGACGATGCCGCCAATCCATCCCAGGCCAACAAGATTTGGCGCGACTCGAGCTACGACTTCTGGAGGGGCGAAGCCTCCTcctccgccgccgccgccgccactGACCAGAGTTTTGATTTCCGGCAGACGGAGGACCCGCCGTCGCAGCTGATTGGGCGGTTCCTCCACAAGCAGCGGGCCTCCGGTGAGATGCAGCTGGACATGGATTTGGAAATGGAGGAGCTCCAGCAGGACGGCGTCGAAGGAAGGTTGACGCCGGTGGAGGAGTCTCCGGTGAACTTTCGCAATTCCAGGGAGCTGAAGGTCTCCTTCGATGAACCCCTTCCCAATACGAATCTCCTCGAACAGCAGAACGACACCTTCAGAAGAAGGCACAGCAAGGAAGCGTCGACGATGGCGGACTTCCAACGCCCTCCGCATCCGCCGCAGCACGATCATCGCCGCTCCCCTTCGCCGTCGCCTGTTGAGGATGGCGAGGTCCTTCGGTGCACCTCGAACGCTTCCTTCGAGAGAAACCTCTCCATGCAGAGAAAATCCGCGTTGTTGAAGGCCAAAACGAGATCCAGGTTGCTGGACCCGCCAGAGGAACCCGAGAGAAAATCGGGTCGGGTCGTGAAATCGGGTCAGCTCCAGTCCGGGATTTTAGGTAAAAAGGGTGATGAGGAAGACGACGATCCGTTTTTGGAAGAGGATTTTCCCGACGAGTTTAAGAAGACTCATTTCAGCCTCTGGATTCTTCTGGAGTGGGTGAGTTTGTTTTTGATCACTGGGTTTCTGATAGCCACCCTCTGCATTCCCTTTCTGAGGGAGAAGCATCTGTGGCAGCTTAAATTGTGGAAATGGGAGGTTATGGTTCTGGTTTTGATCTGTGGGAGATTGGTTTCCGATTGGGTTATTAGGATTGCCGTCTACTGCATCGAGAGGAACTTCCTCTTGAGGAAGAGGGTGTTGTATTTTGTGTACGGTGTGAAGAAAGCGGTTCAGAATTGCGTTTGGTTGGGACTGGTGCTCATTGCATGGCATTTGTTGTTTGACCAGAGGGTGCAGAGGGAGACAAACAGTAATTTCCTGGAGTATGTTAACAAGGTGTTGGTGTGTTTCCTTGTGGGGACTTTGGTGTGGTTGCTCAAGACTCTCATGGTGAAGGTGTTGGCATCTTCTTTCCATGTGAGCACGTACTTTGATAGGATTCAGGAGTCACTGTTCAATCAGTATGTGATTGAGACGCTCTCGGGGCCTCCATTGGTGGAGATTAAGAAGGccgaggaagaggaagagaggCTCGCCGATGAGGTTCAGAAGCTGCAGAATGCTGGGGTTACCATACCCCCTGATCTTAAGGCAACTGCTTTTTCTAACATGAAGAGTGGGAGGTACAGGAGTGGAGTGCTGGCCAAGAGCCCCAGAGCTAAGAGCGGAAAGTTTTCGCGGCCTCTTTCTAAGGGCGCTGACGATAATGTCATCACCATTGATAACCTCAATAAGCTCAATCCCAACAATATCTCTGCCTGGAATATGAAAAGGTTGATGAACATGGTCCGGCATGGGGCTCTTAGCACCTTGGATGAACAGATACTTGATAGCGCCAATGACGATGAGAACGCCACGCAGATCAGAAGTGAAAACGAGGCAAAAGTTGCTgctaagaaaatatttcataatgtTGCTAGGCGTGGCTGCAG GTTTATATACCCGGATGACTTAATGCGATTTATGCAAGAAGACGAAGCTGCAAAAACCATGAATCTCTTCGAAGGAGCATCtgattctgggaaaataagcaAAGCTGCCTTGAAGAACTGGGTG GTCAATGCCTTCAGGGAAAGGAGAGCGCTCGCTTTGACACTAAATGACACAAAAACGGCAGTGAACAAACTTCATCGAATGCTCAATTTTATAGTTGGAATTGTTGTACTGATTATTTGGCTCTTGATATTGGAACTTGCCACCACCAAATTTCTTGTCTTTTTGAGTTCACAGATTGTCTTGGTTACATTTATATTTGGAAACACCTGCAAGACCATATTTGAGGCAATTATTTTCCTATTTGTCATGCACCCATTTGACGTGGGAGATAGATGTGAAATTGATGGGATTCAG ATGATCGTAGAAGAAATGAACATCTTGACAACCATATTTCTGAAATATGATAATCATAAGGTGATCATCCCTAACAGTGTCCTTGCTACCAAGGCTATATTCAACTATTACCGGAGTCCTGACATGCAAGATATTATCGAATTCTACATACATGTATGCACCCCAGTTGAAAAGATTTCACTTATAAAACACAGAATAAGCAG TTTCTGTGACAACAAGAAGGAGCACTGGTATCCTTCACCTACTGTAGTAGTGAGGGATCATTTAGACATACACATGGTGAAAATGGCTATCTGGCCCAATCATAGAATGAACTTCCAAGATCAGACAGAAAGGCATAACAGAAGATCCCTTTTGCTTGAAGAGTTGATCAAGATTTTCAGGGAACTCGACCTTAATTACCGCTTACTGCCCCTGGACGTTAACGTCAGAGCCGTGCCTACCTCCTCTGAACGGCTTCCACCTAGTTGGCAATCGACTCCAAGTTGA